The following are from one region of the Sandaracinus amylolyticus genome:
- a CDS encoding TlpA family protein disulfide reductase: protein MRRAEILAGLAVLLVGAPLAFMFASALADGEVRRREAPLRAILGSDAFEALARGEQTDQHYLGNDRLAPDFTLQDREGRAWRLSDHRGKVVVLNFWTITCQPCVEEMPTLEELARIVGERDDVELVTISTDRTWDQVSTVVAPTSPLTVLLDPDKAIVRDRFGTRLYPETWVIDRDGVIRLRVDGPREWSSAIAVDAIESFL, encoded by the coding sequence ATGCGGCGCGCAGAGATCCTCGCCGGCCTCGCCGTGCTCCTCGTCGGAGCCCCGCTCGCGTTCATGTTCGCGAGCGCTCTCGCCGATGGAGAGGTGCGTCGCAGGGAAGCGCCGCTCCGCGCGATCCTCGGGAGCGACGCCTTCGAGGCGCTGGCCCGCGGCGAGCAGACCGATCAGCACTACCTCGGCAACGATCGCCTCGCGCCCGACTTCACGCTGCAGGATCGCGAAGGGCGCGCGTGGCGCCTCTCCGATCATCGCGGGAAGGTCGTCGTCCTGAACTTCTGGACGATCACCTGCCAGCCGTGCGTCGAGGAGATGCCGACGCTCGAGGAGCTCGCGCGCATCGTGGGTGAGCGCGACGACGTCGAGCTCGTGACCATCTCGACCGATCGCACCTGGGATCAGGTCTCGACCGTCGTCGCGCCGACCTCGCCGCTCACCGTGCTGCTCGACCCCGACAAGGCGATCGTGCGCGATCGCTTCGGGACGCGGCTCTACCCCGAGACCTGGGTGATCGATCGCGACGGCGTGATCCGACTGCGGGTGGACGGACCGCGCGAGTGGTCGAGCGCGATCGCGGTCGACGCGATCGAGAGCTTCCTCTAG
- a CDS encoding heme exporter protein CcmB: protein MSVLRAAALLAWKDLRIELRTREITVSTGLFAVLTVVLTSLSFYVDDVIARRIAPGVLWIAIAFAGVLAIGRTWGRERENDAMRGLLLAPIPRPAIFAGKAVGTLAFIVAIELMLVPLVAVLFHLDLVPALPLMIPTLLLGSLGFVLTGTLFGAMTVRTRSRDLMLSVVLFPLVTPALLAGVVATRGILAGEPLEETLAWMRILGAYDLVVGVCGWFLFGPLVSD from the coding sequence GTGAGCGTCTTGCGCGCGGCGGCGCTGCTCGCCTGGAAGGACCTGCGGATCGAGCTGCGCACCCGCGAGATCACGGTGAGCACCGGGCTCTTCGCGGTGCTCACCGTCGTGCTCACGTCGCTCTCGTTCTACGTGGACGACGTGATCGCGCGGCGCATCGCGCCGGGCGTGCTGTGGATCGCGATCGCGTTCGCGGGTGTGCTCGCGATCGGTCGCACCTGGGGGCGCGAGCGCGAGAACGACGCGATGCGCGGGCTGCTCCTCGCGCCGATCCCGCGGCCCGCGATCTTCGCGGGCAAGGCGGTGGGGACCCTCGCGTTCATCGTCGCGATCGAGCTGATGCTGGTGCCGCTGGTCGCGGTGCTCTTCCATCTCGATCTGGTGCCCGCGCTGCCGCTGATGATCCCGACGCTGCTGCTCGGATCGCTCGGGTTCGTGCTGACGGGCACGCTCTTCGGCGCGATGACGGTGCGGACGCGCTCGCGCGATCTGATGCTGAGCGTGGTGCTGTTCCCGCTGGTGACGCCGGCGCTGCTCGCGGGCGTGGTGGCGACGCGCGGGATCCTCGCGGGCGAGCCGCTCGAGGAGACGCTGGCGTGGATGCGGATCCTCGGGGCCTACGACCTGGTCGTCGGCGTCTGCGGGTGGTTCCTCTTCGGCCCGCTCGTCAGCGATTAG
- a CDS encoding ABC transporter ATP-binding protein — protein MAIDFERVDARGLVKTFGPTRALAGVDVALRAGSVTVIEGPNGSGKTTLLGILSLLVRPTRGTVRFGSHDALASAEVLRATIGVLAHAAMVYPDLTGAESLALAAKLHDVRDADRRIAALRERFEIGPFGERPTRTYSRGQLQRIALARALVHEPRLLLLDEPSTGLDPASVDRLIAAVRAERARGAIVVLVTHDVPLAEAIGDRRVRLSRGRVEQDEPFVAREGASA, from the coding sequence GTGGCGATCGACTTCGAGCGCGTGGACGCGCGCGGGCTGGTGAAGACCTTCGGGCCGACCCGCGCGCTGGCGGGTGTGGACGTCGCGCTGCGCGCCGGATCGGTGACCGTCATCGAGGGGCCGAACGGGTCGGGCAAGACCACGCTGCTCGGCATCCTCTCGCTGCTAGTGCGGCCGACCCGCGGCACCGTGCGCTTCGGGTCGCACGACGCGCTCGCGAGCGCCGAGGTGCTGCGCGCGACCATCGGCGTGCTCGCGCATGCGGCGATGGTCTATCCCGATCTCACCGGCGCGGAGAGCCTCGCGCTCGCGGCGAAGCTGCACGACGTGCGCGATGCCGATCGGCGCATCGCCGCGCTGCGCGAGCGCTTCGAGATCGGGCCCTTCGGAGAGCGACCGACGCGCACCTACTCGCGCGGTCAGCTCCAGCGCATCGCGCTCGCGCGCGCGCTCGTCCACGAGCCTCGACTGCTGCTGCTCGACGAGCCCTCGACCGGGCTCGATCCCGCGTCGGTCGATCGACTGATCGCGGCGGTCCGCGCCGAGCGCGCGCGCGGCGCGATCGTCGTGCTGGTCACGCACGACGTACCGCTCGCGGAGGCGATCGGCGACCGGCGGGTGCGGCTGTCGCGCGGCCGTGTGGAGCAGGACGAGCCCTTCGTCGCGCGCGAAGGAGCGAGCGCGTGA
- a CDS encoding penicillin-binding transpeptidase domain-containing protein — protein MTRYAMLLVALSSCAHAAPAPTDTTATTPAPGTSLDARAREVIDLELARAFAEPTTRAMSIVVLDPATGRVIAMNGRRGESVDPAIPERDAVPHGSVGKTFTIAIALDRGAITTEDAFDGGEGAATFGALRMRDASPHGVMSLEDVVAFSSNIGTARVLERVGREAWLEGMARLHLDHRVPEAARADVEETIPVAIGAGLAPTPLEVAAAFAAIVNGGTYHAPWREGEAPSPGERVLSEATSATMVALLEASIVREDGTGHGALVAGHRVAGKTGTARLDDGASYAAFAGVAPLEAPRFVIVVGVDTVDEGYTGGTVAAPAFARIATALL, from the coding sequence ATGACTCGATACGCAATGCTCCTCGTCGCGCTCTCCTCGTGCGCGCACGCAGCTCCGGCCCCCACCGACACGACCGCGACGACGCCAGCGCCCGGCACGTCGCTCGACGCGCGAGCGCGCGAGGTGATCGACCTCGAGCTCGCGCGCGCGTTCGCGGAGCCCACGACCCGCGCGATGTCGATCGTCGTCCTCGATCCCGCGACCGGACGGGTGATCGCGATGAACGGACGGCGCGGCGAGTCGGTCGATCCCGCGATCCCCGAGCGCGATGCCGTGCCGCACGGCTCGGTGGGCAAGACGTTCACCATCGCGATCGCGCTCGATCGCGGGGCGATCACCACCGAGGACGCGTTCGACGGCGGCGAGGGCGCCGCGACGTTCGGGGCGCTGCGCATGCGCGACGCATCGCCGCACGGCGTGATGTCGCTCGAGGACGTGGTCGCGTTCTCGTCGAACATCGGCACTGCGCGCGTGCTCGAGCGCGTGGGACGCGAGGCCTGGCTCGAGGGGATGGCGCGGCTGCACCTCGATCATCGGGTGCCCGAGGCGGCTCGCGCCGACGTGGAAGAGACGATCCCCGTCGCGATCGGAGCGGGCCTCGCGCCGACGCCGCTCGAGGTCGCGGCAGCGTTCGCGGCGATCGTGAACGGAGGCACGTACCACGCGCCGTGGCGCGAGGGCGAAGCGCCGTCCCCCGGCGAGCGCGTGCTGAGCGAGGCGACGTCGGCGACGATGGTCGCGCTGCTCGAGGCGTCGATCGTGCGCGAGGACGGCACCGGACACGGCGCGCTCGTCGCCGGGCATCGCGTGGCGGGCAAGACCGGGACGGCGAGGCTCGACGATGGTGCGTCGTACGCGGCGTTCGCCGGGGTCGCGCCGCTCGAGGCGCCGCGCTTCGTGATCGTCGTGGGCGTCGACACGGTCGACGAGGGCTACACCGGCGGGACCGTCGCTGCGCCCGCGTTCGCAAGGATCGCGACGGCATTGCTGTAG